A DNA window from Vagococcus penaei contains the following coding sequences:
- the acpP gene encoding acyl carrier protein, whose amino-acid sequence MTREEVFSKIKDIIVEHFDVDDEQVTENTRIKEDLQADSIAIMEFVLELEDAFNEEVSDDDAEKIETVGGAVDYIMAHQ is encoded by the coding sequence ATGACGAGAGAAGAAGTTTTCAGTAAAATTAAAGATATTATTGTCGAACATTTTGATGTCGATGACGAACAGGTAACTGAAAATACTCGAATTAAAGAAGATTTACAAGCGGATTCGATAGCGATTATGGAGTTTGTTTTAGAGTTAGAAGATGCATTCAATGAAGAAGTTTCCGACGACGACGCTGAAAAGATTGAAACAGTCGGTGGTGCGGTTGATTATATCATGGCTCATCAGTGA
- a CDS encoding ABC transporter ATP-binding protein, with protein MFEDNKLLDVRDLHTGFRIKDNYYDAVDGVSLTLDKNEILAIVGESGCGKSTLAMTIMGLQDPKQTKITGDIIYNDLNLVGLSETLYNKIRGNDIGMIFQDPLSALNPLMRIGDQIAEALYYHTDMNETDRKKRAIDLLNQVGIVNPERVAKQYPHELSGGMRQRVIIAIAISCKPPIIIADEPTTALDVTIQAQILDLLNDLQKETEAGIILITHDLGVVAETADRVAVMYAGQVVEEANVDVLFSNPLHPYTQSLLNSIPQEDAHDSELHVIEGVVPSLKNMKRTGCRFAERIPWIPESAHEETPTLHEVEPGHFVRCTCYKHFHFKEEGES; from the coding sequence TTGTTTGAAGACAACAAATTATTAGACGTAAGAGATCTTCACACGGGGTTTCGGATCAAAGATAATTATTATGACGCTGTGGATGGAGTATCTCTTACCCTAGATAAAAATGAAATTTTAGCAATTGTTGGTGAGTCTGGGTGTGGGAAAAGTACTTTGGCAATGACAATCATGGGGTTACAAGATCCTAAACAAACTAAAATTACGGGTGATATCATTTATAATGATTTAAATTTAGTTGGTTTGTCAGAAACATTGTATAACAAAATCAGGGGGAACGACATTGGAATGATCTTCCAGGATCCTTTGTCAGCGTTGAATCCTTTAATGCGAATCGGTGATCAAATTGCTGAAGCGTTATACTACCATACAGATATGAATGAAACGGACCGTAAAAAGCGTGCCATCGATTTACTAAATCAAGTAGGAATTGTCAATCCTGAACGAGTGGCGAAACAATACCCACATGAGTTATCAGGAGGTATGAGACAGCGTGTGATTATCGCAATTGCTATTTCATGTAAGCCACCAATTATTATCGCTGATGAGCCGACAACTGCTCTTGATGTGACGATTCAAGCACAAATTTTAGATTTATTAAATGATTTACAAAAAGAAACAGAAGCTGGAATTATTTTAATTACTCATGACTTGGGTGTTGTAGCAGAGACAGCTGACCGTGTCGCTGTAATGTATGCTGGCCAAGTTGTTGAGGAAGCGAATGTTGATGTGTTGTTTAGTAATCCATTACATCCTTATACACAATCTTTATTAAATTCGATACCACAAGAAGACGCACACGATTCTGAGTTACACGTAATCGAAGGTGTTGTGCCGTCGTTGAAAAACATGAAACGGACTGGTTGTCGTTTTGCTGAACGGATTCCTTGGATTCCTGAAAGTGCACATGAAGAAACGCCAACATTACATGAAGTTGAACCAGGACATTTTGTGCGATGTACATGTTACAAGCACTTCCACTTTAAAGAAGAAGGAGAATCGTAA
- a CDS encoding ATP-binding cassette domain-containing protein — protein MGLIEIKDLKVHYPIRGGFFNKVVDYVYAVDGVNFEIEAGKTYGLVGESGSGKSTIGKTIVGLEKATAGEISFEGNSVLTKKERKKIDYNKDVQMIFQDSMSSLNPKKRVIDIIGEPIRNFENLTDQEEKKKIQGLLDIVGMPTDALYKYPHEFSGGQRQRLGVARAVATNPKLIIADEPVSALDLSVQAQVLNFMKLIQQEYNLSYLFISHDLGVVKHMCDNIAIMNKGRFVEIGTREDIYNNPQHIYTQRLLSAIPKIDVANREKHKEERRRVDREFQELYNQYYDENGRVYDLQRISPTHQAAVKHIESEGN, from the coding sequence ATGGGATTAATAGAAATTAAAGACTTAAAAGTTCACTATCCTATTCGTGGCGGTTTCTTCAATAAAGTTGTTGATTATGTCTACGCCGTGGATGGTGTGAATTTTGAAATTGAAGCAGGTAAAACATATGGTTTAGTTGGTGAGTCTGGTTCTGGTAAATCAACCATTGGTAAAACGATTGTTGGTCTAGAAAAAGCAACTGCTGGCGAAATTAGTTTTGAGGGTAACAGTGTTCTAACTAAAAAAGAACGTAAAAAAATTGATTACAATAAAGATGTTCAGATGATTTTCCAAGATTCAATGTCTAGTTTGAATCCAAAAAAACGTGTAATTGATATTATTGGTGAGCCAATTCGTAACTTTGAAAACTTGACTGATCAAGAAGAAAAGAAAAAGATTCAAGGTTTATTAGATATTGTTGGGATGCCAACTGATGCTCTTTACAAATACCCACATGAGTTTTCTGGTGGTCAGCGTCAACGGCTAGGTGTTGCTCGAGCAGTAGCGACTAACCCTAAATTAATTATTGCGGATGAGCCAGTATCTGCTTTGGACTTATCAGTACAAGCGCAAGTATTAAACTTTATGAAGCTAATCCAACAAGAGTACAACCTAAGTTACTTATTTATTTCACATGATTTAGGTGTGGTTAAACACATGTGTGACAATATTGCTATTATGAATAAGGGTCGTTTTGTTGAGATTGGGACACGTGAGGATATTTATAATAACCCTCAACATATTTATACACAACGTTTATTATCTGCCATTCCTAAAATAGATGTGGCTAATCGTGAAAAACATAAAGAAGAACGTCGTCGCGTCGATAGAGAATTCCAAGAGTTGTATAATCAATACTACGATGAAAATGGTCGAGTGTATGATTTACAACGTATTAGTCCAACTCATCAAGCAGCAGTTAAGCATATTGAAAGTGAGGGGAACTAA
- the opp4B gene encoding oligopeptide ABC transporter permease, with the protein MWKTILRRVLMMIPQIIVLSLFIFILAKAMPGDPFTGLINPNTDPATIERMRAAAGLNDPWYEQYARWVLNALKGDFGQSFLYKLPVTEIIGQRVTNTIWLSLLTVILTYAIALPLGLFSGRYQNSLFDKSVVIYNFVSFAVPTFIFALIMLFFFGYRLDWFPTTGSVDSGAIKGTIGYFGSRFYHMVLPAITQAILATAVTIQYLRNEVIDAKQLDFVRTARAKGVPTNKVFTRHIFRNASLPIAAQLSYEITALISGSVVIEATFAYPGIGKLFIDAINGRDYSVITALVLILGIVTIVGNLISDIVMSIVDPRIRIQ; encoded by the coding sequence ATGTGGAAAACAATACTTCGTCGTGTGTTAATGATGATTCCTCAAATCATCGTCTTGAGCTTGTTTATTTTTATTTTAGCAAAAGCAATGCCTGGAGATCCGTTTACCGGATTAATTAATCCAAATACTGACCCAGCAACGATTGAGCGTATGCGTGCAGCTGCCGGGTTAAATGATCCATGGTATGAGCAATATGCTCGTTGGGTATTGAATGCACTTAAGGGTGATTTTGGTCAAAGTTTCTTGTATAAATTACCAGTAACTGAAATCATTGGCCAACGTGTAACGAATACTATTTGGTTATCGTTATTAACAGTTATCCTAACGTATGCGATTGCTTTACCCTTAGGTTTATTCTCTGGTCGATACCAAAACTCTTTGTTTGATAAATCAGTGGTTATCTACAACTTCGTTAGTTTTGCGGTACCAACCTTTATCTTTGCTTTAATCATGCTATTTTTCTTTGGTTACCGTTTAGATTGGTTCCCAACAACAGGTTCTGTTGATAGTGGTGCGATTAAAGGAACAATTGGTTATTTTGGTAGTCGATTCTATCACATGGTTTTACCAGCGATTACCCAAGCAATTTTAGCAACAGCTGTAACGATTCAGTATTTACGTAATGAGGTTATTGATGCGAAGCAACTAGATTTTGTTCGAACAGCTCGTGCAAAAGGTGTACCGACAAATAAAGTCTTCACACGTCATATCTTTAGAAATGCGTCATTACCAATTGCGGCACAGTTAAGTTACGAAATTACTGCATTAATCAGTGGATCTGTCGTTATTGAAGCGACATTTGCTTATCCAGGAATTGGTAAATTGTTTATTGATGCTATTAATGGGCGTGATTATTCCGTTATTACTGCTCTTGTATTAATTTTAGGGATTGTTACAATCGTCGGGAACTTGATCTCAGATATTGTCATGAGTATTGTAGATCCTCGTATTCGTATTCAGTAA
- a CDS encoding ABC transporter permease — protein MSKTENNQPEVVSIPPTGLKMIAREFKKDKLAMASLILLVVLLVGIFVSALFMDQASIMKVSILDKYNAPGDGWILGADEGGRDVFGQLIIGARNSITIGFLITILTSIIGVGLGIIAGYYGGFIDGVIMRIVDFIMILPIMMIIIVFVTIIPNYNVLSFVMIMSLFYWVAKARLFRGKTLSEVRRDYISASKTLGTSDFKIMFGELMPNLSSLIITNLTMNFAGNIGIETTLSYLGFGLPQSTPSLGTLIGYAASGDVLANKTWIWVPASILILVLMLSINYVGQAFKRSADARQRLG, from the coding sequence ATGAGTAAAACAGAAAATAATCAACCTGAAGTGGTAAGTATACCGCCAACAGGTCTTAAAATGATTGCTCGTGAATTTAAAAAAGATAAATTAGCGATGGCATCATTAATTTTATTAGTTGTCCTATTAGTTGGGATTTTTGTTTCAGCACTATTTATGGATCAAGCATCGATTATGAAAGTTAGTATCTTAGATAAATACAATGCTCCAGGAGATGGTTGGATTTTAGGGGCAGATGAAGGTGGCCGTGATGTCTTTGGTCAATTAATTATTGGGGCAAGAAACTCAATCACGATTGGTTTCTTAATCACTATTTTAACCTCAATTATTGGTGTTGGTTTAGGGATTATCGCCGGTTATTATGGTGGCTTTATTGATGGAGTTATCATGCGTATTGTCGATTTTATCATGATTTTACCAATTATGATGATTATTATTGTATTTGTTACGATTATTCCAAACTACAATGTTTTATCATTTGTTATGATTATGAGTTTATTCTACTGGGTAGCTAAAGCACGTCTATTTAGAGGGAAAACACTTTCTGAAGTTCGTCGTGACTACATCAGTGCATCAAAAACACTTGGCACAAGCGACTTTAAAATCATGTTTGGTGAATTAATGCCAAACTTGAGCTCATTAATTATTACGAACTTAACAATGAACTTTGCCGGAAATATTGGGATTGAGACAACTCTATCCTATCTAGGATTTGGATTGCCGCAATCGACACCAAGTTTAGGAACTTTGATTGGCTATGCTGCAAGTGGTGATGTCTTAGCTAATAAAACATGGATTTGGGTACCAGCATCAATTTTGATTTTAGTATTGATGTTAAGCATAAATTATGTCGGCCAAGCATTTAAACGTTCAGCAGATGCTCGTCAACGTTTAGGTTAA
- a CDS encoding oligopeptide ABC transporter substrate-binding protein translates to MKYKKLVSAIALGAAVTIGLAACGSKDSGKNSGGKKGEEAQDIAKFPKETKNDKKAIDKGTLDVAVAMDTSFQGLFDPAFNSDQFDVYFMEPAFETLFGFDDKFQIDDSGVASLDLDKEAKKVTIKLIKDAKWSDGKPVIADDIIQPYLIIGNKEYNGVRYGAQMQKILGMKEYHEGKADSISGIKKIDDKTVEIAYESVDPGILTADGDGGVWQNAMPSHIFKDLPIKGMESSDAVRKNPVSFGPYKMSKITRGESVEYTPNEHYYGEKPKLDKLIFRQTPTNSVVEGLKAKKYDMVIAMPTDTYPTYKDVEGYEILGREQFSYTYVGFKMGKWDKEKGEVAYNSKSKMANKSLRQAMAYAVDNQAVGDKFYYGLRTGANSLIPPALGEFNDKELKGYTQDIDKANKLLDDAGYKKKDGEEFRRDPDGNKLEIKFASMAGGETAQPLAEYYMDQWKAVGLDVKLATGRLIDFNQFYDKLENDDPEIDVYQGAWSVSYNPSQTALYGPKAAFNYTRFADEENTKLLNEMDSDKAFDSEYRLKVFKEWQEYAHDQAFVFPTLFRNEVRPVSNRVTDYSWDNVKGQKSWSTIGVTAESRE, encoded by the coding sequence ATGAAGTACAAAAAATTAGTAAGTGCGATAGCACTTGGCGCAGCTGTTACAATTGGTTTAGCTGCATGTGGTAGTAAAGATAGTGGAAAAAACAGTGGTGGAAAAAAAGGCGAAGAAGCGCAGGATATCGCTAAATTCCCTAAAGAAACTAAAAATGACAAGAAAGCCATTGACAAAGGGACATTAGATGTTGCTGTTGCTATGGATACATCTTTCCAAGGATTATTTGATCCAGCATTTAACTCGGATCAATTTGATGTGTACTTTATGGAACCAGCTTTCGAAACTCTATTTGGATTTGATGATAAATTCCAAATTGATGATAGTGGTGTTGCATCTCTTGATTTAGATAAAGAGGCTAAGAAAGTTACAATTAAATTAATTAAAGATGCTAAATGGTCAGATGGCAAACCAGTTATTGCTGATGATATTATCCAACCATATTTAATTATTGGTAACAAAGAGTATAACGGTGTGCGTTATGGTGCTCAAATGCAAAAAATTCTAGGGATGAAAGAATATCACGAAGGCAAAGCAGACTCAATTTCTGGTATTAAGAAAATCGATGATAAAACGGTTGAGATTGCCTATGAAAGTGTCGATCCTGGTATTTTAACAGCTGATGGTGACGGTGGAGTTTGGCAGAATGCCATGCCATCTCATATCTTTAAAGATCTTCCTATTAAAGGTATGGAATCAAGTGATGCAGTACGTAAGAATCCTGTTTCTTTTGGACCATACAAAATGTCTAAAATCACACGTGGTGAAAGTGTTGAATACACACCAAATGAGCACTACTATGGTGAAAAACCAAAATTAGATAAACTAATTTTCCGTCAAACACCAACAAACTCTGTCGTTGAAGGCTTAAAAGCAAAAAAATATGATATGGTCATTGCAATGCCAACTGATACTTATCCAACGTATAAAGATGTCGAAGGCTATGAAATTTTAGGTCGCGAACAATTTAGTTATACTTATGTTGGTTTCAAAATGGGTAAATGGGATAAAGAAAAAGGCGAAGTTGCCTACAACTCTAAATCTAAGATGGCTAACAAATCTTTACGTCAGGCAATGGCATATGCTGTTGACAATCAAGCTGTTGGAGATAAATTCTACTACGGCTTACGTACGGGTGCTAACTCATTAATTCCACCTGCATTAGGTGAATTTAATGATAAAGAATTAAAAGGTTACACACAAGATATTGATAAAGCCAATAAATTATTAGATGATGCTGGTTACAAGAAAAAAGATGGTGAAGAATTCCGTCGCGATCCAGATGGCAACAAGTTAGAAATTAAGTTTGCTTCAATGGCTGGTGGCGAAACCGCTCAACCATTAGCTGAGTACTACATGGATCAATGGAAAGCTGTTGGTCTAGATGTGAAATTGGCGACAGGTCGTCTAATTGACTTTAACCAATTCTATGATAAATTAGAAAATGATGATCCAGAAATTGATGTGTATCAAGGTGCATGGTCAGTAAGTTATAACCCTTCTCAAACAGCGTTATATGGACCAAAAGCAGCCTTTAACTACACTCGTTTTGCTGATGAAGAAAACACTAAATTATTAAATGAAATGGATTCTGACAAAGCTTTTGATTCTGAATATCGTCTAAAAGTCTTTAAAGAATGGCAAGAATATGCTCATGACCAAGCATTTGTCTTCCCTACATTATTCCGTAATGAAGTTCGTCCTGTAAGTAATCGCGTGACTGATTATAGCTGGGATAATGTTAAAGGACAAAAATCTTGGTCAACAATCGGTGTAACTGCTGAATCAAGAGAATAA
- a CDS encoding ISL3 family transposase codes for MNNHIKKMLRITDEHLYLTNTEEAKVKGKNSLIIFGIYSPMPSACKSCGSTVVDNEGKSVVVRNGKKEVTIRLDSYQNMPTVLKLKKQRFHCKNCSHNWTAQCSIVEKNCHISKFITLKILELLTEKISMTVISKQCQVSLTTVLRVLKSVESQLPQQLKPRSFPEVLMVDEFRSHASYEDKMNFICADGKTGELVDVLPSRKLEKIIPYFNRSSLEERRKVKFLVTDMNAAYFQLTKTVFPTAKLVIDRFHIVKHLNTAFNDLRVREMKTLVANKKNSEANKLKSNWKCLLKNQTTISISEFKTWRSFPSPKHPLLTESMMIDRLLSFSSNLKEAYDIFHLLMYHFRNKDDQSFFELLKDLPDSLDRQFRNKIDNLISYEEGIRNALKYNFSNGKIEAKNTHIKTLKRVSYGFNSFTNMRIRIFLINGLIKIK; via the coding sequence GTGAATAATCATATCAAAAAAATGCTACGAATTACAGATGAACATTTATATTTAACAAATACGGAGGAAGCTAAAGTTAAAGGAAAGAACTCTTTAATTATCTTTGGCATCTATTCTCCCATGCCTTCGGCTTGTAAATCCTGTGGGTCAACTGTTGTTGATAATGAAGGAAAAAGTGTGGTTGTTAGGAATGGAAAAAAAGAAGTAACTATTCGATTAGATTCTTATCAAAATATGCCTACTGTTTTAAAACTAAAGAAACAACGATTCCATTGTAAAAACTGTTCTCACAATTGGACCGCACAGTGTTCTATTGTTGAAAAAAATTGTCATATCAGTAAATTTATTACTTTGAAGATTTTAGAATTATTAACTGAGAAAATCTCTATGACAGTTATATCTAAACAATGCCAAGTTTCTTTAACTACAGTTTTAAGAGTTCTTAAGTCCGTTGAATCACAGCTCCCACAACAACTTAAACCTCGATCTTTTCCAGAAGTTTTAATGGTAGATGAGTTTAGATCTCACGCTAGTTATGAAGATAAAATGAACTTCATATGTGCTGATGGGAAAACAGGTGAATTAGTGGACGTTTTACCTAGTAGGAAATTAGAGAAAATCATTCCTTACTTTAATCGCTCTTCATTGGAGGAACGGAGAAAAGTTAAATTTTTAGTAACAGATATGAATGCAGCTTACTTTCAATTGACTAAAACAGTCTTTCCTACTGCTAAGCTAGTCATTGATCGATTTCATATTGTAAAGCATTTGAACACTGCTTTTAATGATTTGAGAGTACGAGAAATGAAGACATTAGTTGCCAACAAGAAAAATTCAGAAGCCAATAAATTAAAATCAAACTGGAAATGTCTTCTGAAAAATCAAACAACTATTTCCATTTCAGAATTCAAAACCTGGAGAAGCTTTCCTTCTCCAAAGCATCCTCTTTTAACGGAATCTATGATGATTGATCGACTACTTTCATTCTCTTCTAATCTAAAAGAAGCTTATGATATCTTTCATTTACTAATGTATCACTTTAGAAACAAAGATGACCAGTCATTTTTCGAACTATTGAAAGATTTACCCGATAGCTTGGATAGACAATTTAGAAATAAAATAGACAATCTGATTTCCTACGAGGAAGGTATTCGAAATGCCCTAAAATATAATTTTTCCAATGGAAAAATCGAAGCTAAGAACACTCATATAAAAACTCTTAAAAGAGTTTCCTACGGGTTCAACTCCTTTACGAATATGCGCATAAGAATTTTCTTGATAAACGGCCTTATTAAAATTAAATAA
- a CDS encoding oligopeptide ABC transporter substrate-binding protein, which translates to MKYKKLASVVALGAAVTVGLAACGSKDSGKESSGGKKKSEEVQDISKFPIETKNKDKATGKGTLDVAVAMDTSFQGLFDPAFNKDAYDSEFMGPAFESLFGYDDKFQIDDSGVATLDLDKDAKKVTIKLVKDAKWTDGKPVVADDIIQPYLVIGNKDYPGTRYGAQMQKIIGMKEYHEGKADNISGIKKIDDKTVEITYESVDPGILTASGDGGAWQNAMPAHIFKDIPVKDMESSDAVRKNPVSFGPYKMAKITRGESVEYTPNEYYYGDKPQLDKIIFRQTPTNSVVEGLKAKKYDMVISMPTDTYPSYKDVEGYEMLGRPEFSYTYIGFKMGKWDKEKGGVSYNPEAKMSNKSLRQAMAYAVDNQAVGDKFYYGLRSGANSLIPPALGDFNDKELKGYTQDIDKANKLLDDAGYKKKDGDEFRSDPDGNKLEIKFASMAGGETAQPLAEYYMDQWKAIGLDVKLATGRLIDFNQFYDKVQNDDPEIDVYQAAWSVGLNPSQTSLYGPTAAFNFTRFESEENSKLLSDMDSDKAFDSEYRLKVFKDWQNYAHDEAFAFPTLFRSEILPVSKRVTDFNWDVVKGRDAWAKIGVTSDTRE; encoded by the coding sequence ATGAAGTATAAAAAACTTGCTAGTGTAGTAGCACTTGGTGCAGCAGTTACTGTTGGTCTAGCTGCGTGTGGTAGTAAAGATAGTGGAAAAGAAAGTAGCGGTGGAAAGAAAAAAAGTGAAGAGGTTCAAGATATCTCTAAGTTTCCAATTGAAACAAAAAATAAAGACAAAGCAACAGGTAAAGGTACATTAGATGTTGCCGTTGCCATGGATACTTCCTTCCAAGGATTATTCGATCCAGCATTTAATAAAGATGCATACGATTCAGAATTTATGGGACCAGCATTCGAATCATTATTCGGTTATGATGATAAGTTTCAAATTGATGATAGTGGAGTTGCAACTCTTGATTTAGATAAAGATGCGAAGAAAGTGACGATTAAGTTAGTTAAGGATGCTAAGTGGACAGATGGTAAGCCAGTTGTTGCTGACGACATTATCCAACCATATCTAGTTATTGGAAATAAAGATTATCCTGGTACACGTTACGGAGCACAAATGCAAAAAATTATCGGTATGAAAGAATACCATGAAGGCAAAGCGGATAACATTTCAGGTATTAAGAAAATTGACGATAAAACAGTTGAAATTACTTATGAAAGTGTCGATCCTGGGATTTTAACAGCTAGTGGTGATGGTGGTGCATGGCAAAATGCTATGCCAGCGCATATCTTTAAAGATATTCCTGTAAAAGACATGGAATCAAGTGATGCTGTCCGTAAAAATCCTGTCTCTTTTGGACCATACAAAATGGCTAAAATCACACGTGGTGAAAGTGTTGAATACACACCAAACGAGTATTACTATGGTGATAAGCCTCAACTAGACAAAATTATTTTCCGTCAAACACCAACAAACTCTGTCGTTGAAGGTTTGAAAGCGAAAAAATATGACATGGTAATCTCAATGCCAACGGACACTTATCCATCTTACAAAGATGTTGAAGGATACGAAATGTTAGGTCGTCCAGAATTTAGTTACACGTATATTGGATTCAAAATGGGTAAATGGGATAAAGAAAAAGGTGGCGTATCTTATAACCCAGAAGCTAAGATGTCAAACAAATCATTACGTCAAGCAATGGCTTATGCTGTTGATAATCAAGCGGTTGGAGATAAATTCTATTACGGCTTGCGTTCGGGAGCTAACTCATTAATTCCGCCAGCATTAGGTGATTTTAACGATAAGGAATTAAAAGGTTACACACAAGACATCGACAAAGCTAACAAATTACTAGATGATGCTGGCTATAAGAAAAAAGATGGTGACGAGTTCCGTAGTGACCCAGATGGCAACAAATTAGAAATTAAGTTTGCTTCAATGGCCGGTGGTGAAACAGCGCAACCATTAGCAGAGTACTACATGGATCAATGGAAAGCGATTGGCTTAGATGTAAAATTAGCAACTGGTCGTTTAATTGACTTTAACCAATTCTATGATAAAGTTCAAAATGATGATCCAGAGATTGATGTATACCAAGCAGCCTGGTCTGTTGGTCTTAATCCATCTCAAACGTCATTATATGGACCAACTGCAGCATTTAACTTCACGCGATTTGAATCTGAAGAAAACTCTAAACTATTGAGTGATATGGACTCAGATAAAGCATTTGATTCTGAGTATCGTTTGAAAGTCTTTAAAGATTGGCAAAACTATGCACATGATGAAGCATTTGCCTTTCCTACATTATTCCGTAGTGAAATACTTCCAGTTAGTAAACGTGTAACAGACTTTAACTGGGATGTTGTTAAGGGCCGTGATGCATGGGCTAAGATTGGTGTAACATCTGATACAAGAGAATAA
- the rnc gene encoding ribonuclease III: protein MHEELLALLKKTYDVSFKDIDLLAQAFTHSSYVNEHRHLELTDNERLEFLGDAVLELIVSDYLYKHFTDLPEGKLTKLRATIVKEDSLAQFAKDCGFDKYVRLGKGEENSRGRERSSLLCDLFESFLGALYLDQGMTKARAFIYQVVIPKIESGAFSHEMDHKTVLQEVLQKNGDILIEYCLVNEEGPAHNRIFYVEVSADKKVLGTGFGKSKKTAEQKAAEVALAALAEKTDK from the coding sequence ATGCACGAAGAATTATTAGCTTTACTGAAAAAGACTTATGATGTGAGCTTTAAAGATATTGATTTATTAGCTCAAGCTTTTACGCATTCATCCTATGTGAATGAGCATCGACATTTGGAATTAACCGATAATGAACGTCTAGAATTTTTAGGAGATGCTGTATTAGAATTAATTGTTTCAGATTATCTATACAAGCATTTTACCGACTTACCTGAAGGGAAATTGACAAAATTGCGTGCAACAATTGTCAAAGAAGATTCATTAGCACAATTTGCTAAAGATTGTGGTTTTGATAAGTATGTTCGTTTGGGTAAGGGGGAAGAAAATTCTCGTGGTCGTGAGCGGTCATCATTATTATGCGATTTGTTTGAATCTTTCTTAGGTGCTTTATATTTAGACCAAGGTATGACGAAAGCAAGAGCATTTATTTATCAAGTGGTTATTCCAAAAATCGAATCAGGTGCTTTTTCACATGAGATGGATCATAAGACTGTCTTACAAGAAGTATTACAAAAAAACGGTGACATTTTAATTGAGTACTGTTTAGTTAATGAAGAAGGTCCCGCACATAATCGAATTTTTTACGTTGAAGTTAGTGCAGATAAAAAAGTATTAGGGACTGGTTTTGGTAAATCTAAGAAAACTGCGGAACAAAAAGCGGCAGAAGTTGCGCTGGCAGCGCTAGCTGAAAAAACAGATAAGTAA